The following coding sequences are from one Nicotiana tomentosiformis chromosome 3, ASM39032v3, whole genome shotgun sequence window:
- the LOC104117227 gene encoding zinc finger CCCH domain-containing protein ZFN-like isoform X4 codes for MNGEYPERIGQLECQYYLKTGTCKFGATCKFHHPRDKAGIAGRVTLNVLGYPLRPNENECTYYMRTAQCKFGSTCKFHHPEPSNMMVSSRGSPVYPPGPSPTTPGQMSYPLSRASFISGARWQGSSSYAPLPVLQGVVSFPGFTYNGQLGAVSSAEDQQQTAGNNQVYGSSRSSDKATMGSEGMNSSYRASSLPVGYYALEGENVFPERLGQPECQFYMKTGDCKFGAVCRFHHPRERLLPPPDCLLSPIGLPLRPGEPMCIFYSRYGICKFGPSCKFDHPMRVFTYNISASSSTDDPSVRRLLGSSSGTGALTLTSEGIVEAASTTPRRLSLSETRKMPPGDNNFDREG; via the exons TACTACTTGAAGACTGGAACTTGCAAGTTTGGAGCGACATGCAAGTTTCACCATCCTAGAGACAAGGCTGGAATTGCTGGAAGAGTTACCCTAAATGTCTTGGGCTATCCACTTCGCCCG AATGAGAATGAATGTACATATTACATGAGAACTGCACAATGCAAGTTTGGAAGTACTTGTAAATTTCATCATCCCGAACCTTCTAACATGATGGTCTCTTCACGTGGTTCTCCTGTTTATCCTCCCGGTCCTTCTCCTACAACTCCTGGTCAGATGTCCTATCCCTTGTCCAGAGCTTCTTTTATTTCTGGTGCACGCTGGCAAGGTTCTTCAAGTTATGCTCCACtgccagtgcttcagggagtggTATCTTTTCCAGGATTTACATACAAT GGTCAGCTCGGCGCAGTTTCATCCGCTGAGGACCAGCAACAGACAGCAGGAAACAACCAGGTTTATGGGAGTTCACGTTCAAGTGATAAAGCAACCATGGGATCAGAAGGAATGAATTCCTCATATCGTGCCAGTTCTTTACCTGTGGGGTATTATGCATTGGAGGGAGAAAATGTTTTCCCTGAACGACTGGGCCAGCCTGAATGCCAGTTTTACATGAAGACCGGAGACTGTAAGTTTGGTGCTGTTTGTAGATTCCATCATCCAAGGGAAAGGCTCCTTCCTCCTCCTGATTGTCTGTTGAGTCCTATTGGTCTCCCTCTGCGCCCT GGAGAACCAATGTGTATTTTCTATTCCCGATATGGGATCTGCAAATTTGGACCGAGTTGCAAGTTTGACCACCCAATGCGGGTTTTCACTTATAATATCTCAGCTTCATCTTCTACTGATGATCCTTCTGTTCGGCGTCTGTTGGGTTCATCGTCAGGAACTGGTGCGTTGACTTTGACTTCAGAAGGGATTGTTGAAGCAGCCTCCACAACACCCAGGCGATTATCATTATCAGAAACAAGAAAGATGCCACCTGGTGATAATAACTTTGACAGAGAGGGATGA
- the LOC138906970 gene encoding uncharacterized protein: protein MVKSGSILERSYKFSFYNYEDGFPFLRVQDYYNCQPRGSAKLLQRTVRGSVSAACVANQRAQAADVGDQSAQSTDTLIAKSNISLRSDVKYSNFSNCAKSPYVQMTFS, encoded by the exons ATGGTAAAG AGTGGAAGTATTCTAGAAAGATCATACAAGTTCAGTTTCTATAACTATGAAGATGGATTTCCCTTTCTTAG GGTGCAAGATTACTACAATTGTCAGCCAAGAGGCTCTGCAAAATTACTCCAAAGAACTGTTCGAG GTTCTGTTAGTGCTGCTTGTGTTGCAAACCAAAGAGCTCAAGCAGCTGATGTTGGTGATCAAAGTGCGCAATCCACTGACACTCTTATTGCTAAGAGCAACATAAGCCTCAGGTCAGATGTGAAGTACAGCAACTTCAGCAATTGTGCTAAGAGTCCTTATGTTCAAATGACTTTTAGCTGA